The region CGCCAGAGAGATCGGCGTAAATTCGCCCTGCATACGCCTGCCTTCCAGCCGCCAGCCGAAGGCGCCAACGAGAGCTGCGCCTGTGCGTTGCGCCAGCATAGCTGGTCCTCCAGGCAGGCGAGCGGTGGCACCAAAGAAAGGCATCTCGACACTCTGGCCCACGACGGCCCGGTCAGCGGTAATGAGTACCAGTTGATTCTGGCGCAATGTGCGCAGAATGGCGCGCATGGCTGTGCCATTCCCCACCGGGAGATATTTGATGCCGTGGCTACAGCGCAGGCTCAGCATCAGTTCGAGCATGCGTCGATCTTTGAGCTGCTCGACCGGGATCACCAGCTCGTAGCCTCTGGCAACCAGCCACTGGCTCAGATAGTCGAACGGGCCAAAGTGGGCGGAGACTATCAGGACGCCCTTGCCCCGGGCCAGAGCGGCGGCCAGATGCTCCTCGCCCCCGGGAATGATATTACTGGCGATCTCTTCGACCGGTACGTAGGGTAAACAGAAGCCTTCGAGATAGTTGCGTGCGTTGTTGATAAACATCCGACGCACTGTGCGTCTGAGACGCCGGCGTCCGAGACGTGTGGCTTGGACCTCTGGCCCCAGCACATGCAGCATGTTGATGGTGGCCTGCCGACGTGCCCTGATGGCAACCATCCAGGCAAGCCAGCCCAGTAGAGCGCTGAGCGGCGGCAGCCAGCGACGTGGCAGGCGCGGAACGATGACAGCGGCAAGGCGAAATAGCAGATACATCGTCGTCGTTTTCAGGCTCCAGGAGCGCTGCTTATGATGTCGTGGCCCATTGCTTTGCGGCGCCTTCTTGCCCAGGTGCCTGGCTCTCTGGAATGGCTGCACAGCCCCTGCCTTCTGAGAGTCGCGCTGGCTCTTCGCCAGCCAGCTCCCTGGGCCGCTATAACGTTCTCTCTGCATTCCGTCGTCCCCGGCGCTGGTGAGGCGTCCGACCTGCCACTGGAGCAGGACCAGGCAGGTCCCTGCGCCCTGGCTATGACGTCGCCCGTGCTGCCTCGCTATCTATGGCCGCTCTCACGAATGCAGAGAGCAGTCAGATTGCTTCCTCCATAGCTAGGGATCAGCAGTCGGCCAGAATGGGCGAAACATGTACCACTGATCGGGATAGCTACGGACCATCTCCTCTAGCGCATCAAAGATAGACTGGGTCAGGCGCACGACTTCGGCCTCGCGATCCTCTTCGGGTTGGGGAAAGACAGGGGGAAAAGCGCGCATGTAGCACTGCCCCCTCCTGCCATACCAGACGAAACCGGACATGATGGCGGCGCCTGTTCTTACTGCCAGCCTTGCCGCACCAGCGGGCACATACGTTGTGCGCCCGAAGAATTTCACTGGCACGCCCTCGCTCTCCGCTAAGGGGCGATCGATGACGATGGCCAGCATCTGATTTTGCTGCAGAACACGCAAAATTGGTCGGGTCGAGCGCTCCATTGGAATGATGCCGATTCCTTTGTCCTGACGCTGCTTTTGCACCAGGGCGTTCAGCTGGGGATCGGCGAAGGTTTCGGCGATGGCTGAGAAAGGCACCTCGCGGGCGATGATGGCGCCGGCCAGGTCCCAGTTGCCAAAATGAGCGGTGGTGAGAATCACGCCGCGACCGGGCCGGAGCGCCTGCTGAAGATACTCGCGCCAGGAGGAGGCTCCCCGGGTCAGGTCGCGCCCCTGTCGTTCGATGGCCTCGATATCGAGGTGGGCAAAACTCAAGAAGTCTGAGGCGTAGCGCCCGTAATTGCTCCAGGAGGCGCGCGCCAGCCGGCGCACAGCGCGATCGCTGGGAGAACGACCCAGGACCTGAGCCATGTTGCGCTGCGTCACCCGGCGCTTGGAGCGCCAGGCCAGATAACTTGCTGTTCCGACCGCCGCCCCGAGAGCGTGGCGCAAGGGCCGGGGTGTACGCCCCGCAAGCGTACTTGTACCTCGTGCCAGCCAGTAGATGACAGACACCGGTTACTCCTCCAGGTTGACTTCAGCCGCCGCCTCCATCTTGGGCAGACTCCCGACGGGCAGCGTTGCCAGCACGAACCCGGGATCGACCAGTTGCTGTAGCCGCTGCAGGCAATACTGAAAGCGCTCTTTATCCAGTGAACAGTAGACCTGACGTCCGGCGCGACGCATGCGCGTCAGTCCAGCGCGCTGCAGCTTCCGTAGATGCCAGGAAACCAGCGGTTGGCTGATTTCCAGGGCGTCTGTGAGCGCTGTGACCGTCATTTCCGGCTTCCGCGCCAGATGGTAAATGATGGTCAGGCGCACAACGTCTGCCAGCGCTTTCATCATCGTTTTCAGTTCACGCCAGTCATTCGATCTGTCCAAGTCGATCCTTCTTTGCGTGCGCAGACGATTTTGTATAAATCTTTGTTTATATACTAACGCGCATCGGCGAGGCTGTCAAGATGGGAATGGAGAGCGCAGAGCTGTCAGAACGCTCAAGAAGGGCTTGGCCGCGGCAGAGATTGCGCGACTCTGCTGTAAGCAGTGTAAGCAGGTCCGCTGGCGAGGGTCGCAGCGGGCAAGGTTGCCGGGGCGAGAAAGGAGATCGAGGGCTTCCTTCAGAGGCCCAGATGGACCTGAGCGGCGGCAGAGAGGAGGAGAAAAAGAGCCGGAAGTGGAGCTTCATCATCGCCACTTCCGGCTTGCTTTATCCATGAGCATTTTTCCTGACGATCCTGGCTGGGCAGGGTAGGCCGTGAGCTAACCAATCCAGACAGGCTCACGAACTGACGGCCCAGCTAACAGAAGTGGGTGACCAGGGACTCGAACCCTGAACCTAGCGAGTGAAGCAGACAGCCAGCACAGCCTTACGACGAGAGTCGCCAGCCGAGGCCGAATCTGGCCCGGCCTGGGCCATGCCAGTTATCCCCTCCCGAACCGGACGTGCACCTTTCGATGCATCCGGCTCTCCAGAGAAGCGCCTCACGCACTTCTCCTGCGCCCCTTCCCCGTGTATCAGCCATTACGCTGATCGTTTGAGTACTATGGGCGCTCCGTCACCATGAGCTACAGGGGACGAGAGAGAAACCCTGTAACTTTTAGGCGATCCCGCAGTTCCCACGGCGCCCCGCTCCGTACGTAGGTCTCCCTTCATGCACAGGTGCCTTCTGGCGGGAGCATTCGCCAGCCCTCCTAATCACAGCTGACGACACCAGGGCAGGCCATCGAGGGATTCAACCCCTGGCGGGCTTGACCATATACGGCCTAGCTGCCGCTATCGGGAGCTGACAGCAACGAGTCTCGGCTCGTCACTCCATCGTCGCTGGCGGACGAGCGCGGCCATCAGCTGCTGGAGACTCCCTATACCGACTTTTCCATCATGCTGTTGTCCCCCGCAACCTTTCGGCGCGAGGTAAGATGGTGCTTTAGCCACGTCTGCTCCAGTGGCGTCGGGTCTTTCCCGACAGGGACGCTGTGAGCACAACGGCGCACTTAAGAGTCGCTTGCTCTACCGATTGAGCTAGTCACCCAGCTTGACAGTGAAGCCGTAGCCCCGAGCTTGCTTCGGGTGCTGCGGTGGCACTGCACAGTGAAGGATAGCATATCTGGCGTTTCCCGTCAAGTAGGGAAGAGGCTGATGGCTAAAGTTTGCCAGCGATTGCCTCTTCCTGTCCCTGTCCCTGGGAGTGGGCGAGAGCGAGCAGTGGGTGCTGCGCCGGGTTGTCCGTCCCATCAACTCGACTCGGGGGGAGCTGCCAGCGGGTTAGAGGGCAGCTGGTGGCCTGAGCCATAACGGCTCAAGAGGCCGCTGCCCGGGCCTGTGCTTCGTCCGACGAGCAAAGGAGCAGCGACTGGAGCTGGCCGGACGGTAGCAAGCGAGGGTGCCGCACCTGCGGGAACGGGCTGCCGCTCTGGCAGGTGGGAGAAGGAGTCAGGCCAGGGCCAGGTCTGGCTGCCAGCGGTCAAGGCCGTCTCCTGGGTTTCGGATCTGGCTGACAGGCTCCAGAGTGACAAAGCGTCCGTATCGCGGCCAGAGAGGGAACCAACCAGACTGGCGGGGGATGTGTCTGAGGCAGTCTGGACGGGCACGGCGGCGGAGAGCACCAGGGTATCGGTGACCGGTTCTGGCTCTGCTCCCGCTCCTGCCGGTGCGGCGCTCAGCGGCGTAACCAGGAAGCGCTGGCGGCGACGCAGCCAGGCAGCCCCCAGAGCCAGGGCAAGCGCGGAGATCAGGCCGAAGGCTATCAGGGCAAAGTTCTGTTTACCCGGCTTGCCCGCTACGCCTGCGGGGGAGGTCGCTGTGGTCACAGGAGAGGCGGAAGAAGAGAGCGCCGGCTGAGGCTGGCCATCCTCTTGCTCGGTACGGGCCTGCTGCTCGCTTTTGTGCTGCAGAGTGGAGGCGATCTTATATTTCAGCGTTGCCGGCGTTGGGGTTGGCGTTGGCGTTGGAGGCGGGGCCTGATTGCGATAGATGGTCATCAGATTCATGACCTTGGCAGCCCACGAACCGGAGCTAGAGGTTCCAACATAAGGGCCTGCGATCAGATAAACGGTCGTCAGCCCGCGAGCAATATAGCGCTGCTGGACGATAGAAAACCAGTCCTGGATGGCCGCGGCATAAGAGGGATAGATAGTATAGCCGCCGGCATCGCTGGGATAGCTGGCACTGGCGCGGACGCCCCCCGGATTGCGGTCGCCCAGGCCAACCCCTGCCGCTCCCTGGTTGGTTTCGACGTACCAGACGGCCAGAGCAAAGGCATCATCGATATTGGTCTGGCGGGCCGCCTGCTCAACCACCTCACCGGTGTCAGCCATAGGGGTTGATGCCAGAATAGTATTGACGGTCTCTGCTGGCAGTGTTGGCGGTCCCAGCACGCTGGCGCCGCTGGCCTGGCTTCCGGTGCTGCCGTTCGTGATTTGCCACGTCAGAACCAGCGCCCCGACGAGTAGCAGCACCAGGCTGATCAGCATGGCCTGCAGCGAACGCCGGAGGTGTGGCAGCGGCAACGCCGGCTGAACAGTCTGAGTGATCAGCTTGCTCTTCATCATACTCCTGTTATCGCTGAAGCCAGCAAGGCGAGCCACCTCCCCGCCACCTTTCCGCCGTGCCTCACTGCAGATTCCAGCTCGATCAGATCGCTGAGGTTAGTCTCCTGCTTCTTTTCCCTGTTCTGAAACTGTATCTATGACAGTGGACTTCCCTGTCTTCTGGTGGGCATTTCTCAGGATGATCTTGTGATCTTCTTTACCAGAGTTCGCAGCTCTCAAGCGTTGTAGAGTAGGACAGGTACCCGGCGCCTTTCTCCTTTCCTACGCCAGAAGGAATGGCTGGAAGGCCGAGAGCGTCTATGCTGATTGTACCATGCAGCGCGAATTTACTTGTATCAATAGCATCCAGCATAGGTAGTATCTCCCATAAATGGTATGCTATACTGGAATGCACGAGAGCTACGAAGGCGCTGCAGGCCCTCTGCCTGGCCGGGTCTTGCTGGTCAAGAGAGGCAGCGAGTTTGGACCGGCCCGGCGGCGCCGGCGGTGGACCGAGGAGCTTTGATGTCCGTGAGGAGAGACAGGGGGTTCACCATCAGTCCCATCAGTCCACAAAACGATCAGGGAAATGCCCAGACGGGACGCCTGGGACGCAATACTCTGCTCCACAAGCGCTACATCATCTTGCGGGTGATCGGCCAGGGGGGCATGGGAGCAGTCTATCAGGCGCGCGATACGAAGCGGGGCGAGATCTGCGCGGTGAAGGAGATGAGTCTCTCTTCCGTGCCACCTAGCGAACAGGGCAAGGCACTGGAGAATTTTCTGGCCGAGGCGACTATTTTGTCGCGACTCAGCCACCCCAACCTTCCCGCCTTTACCGACTTCTTCAGCGAGGGTGAGCGCCATTTCCTGGTGATGGAGTATATCGATGGGAAGACGCTGGAAGAGCTGCTGGAGGAGAATGGCGGGCCCTTCTCTGAGCGGCGCGTGCTGGGCTGGGCCCGGCAGATCTGCGACGTCCTGGAGTATTTACATGGCCAGCAGCCGCCGGTGATTTTCCGCGATCTCAAGCCAGGCAATATTATGCTGCGTCGGGATGGACGCATCAAGTTGATCGATTTCGGTATTGCCCGGCTGGTGCGTCGCTCTTCTTCACAGGACACTCAGCTGCTGGGCACTCCTGGTTTTGCTCCTCCAGAGCAGTATGGCAGCGCTCAAACAGATCAGCGCTCTGACATCTACTCGTTGGCGGTGACGCTCTTTCAGCTTTTGACAGGGACGCTGCCAGAGAAGGGCTTTGGCCTGCCAGATGCGCGTACGCTGAATCCTGCAATCTCGCCAACGGTGGCGCGGGCTTTGGAGAAAGCAGCCTCTCTTGATCCCAATGACCGCTATCCAAGTGTGGCCGTGTTCCGTCGGGCGCTCTTCCGCGTGGGAACACTCCCGTTCGAGAACGGGCAGGAGGCCACAACACCAGAAGAGCTGGCCGAGTTGTGTGCCCGCTTCCCCGAGGAGGGGGCTGACTACCTGTTCAGCGGGGAGATCGAGTCGTGGCTGGAGGAGATCGGCGAGAGCGATCTGGCGCGCAAGGTGCGCCGCTTACGGACGACGACCGGCGATCCTGAGCTGGGCGTTGAACGACTGATCCAACTGATTATGGGGCCAGACGCTCACCTGCGCACGAAAGCGCAGAGGTCCGTCAATGCTACAGCTTCCGCGGCCTCTGAGGCGGCTCGAGGGCGCGCCCCTGCCCGCCCTCGCAAGGCACCGCTGATGATTGTGCGCCCGGCCACGATTCATTTTGGCCAGGTCTACCCGGGCCTGTCAGCCCCTATGTTGCTCACGATCACAGGGAATCAGGGTTCGATTGTTCAGGGCACCATTCAGCCTGTGGAGCCGTGGATTATTGTGGATCAGACCCGCTTCGATGGGATGAGCACGCTGGTGCGTGTGCGCGTGGATAGCAGCCAGCTTGCAGGCTCGCAGCGCTATAGCGGCACTATCGTGATTACGCCCCTCGGCGAGACCGCGGGGAAGCCGGTGGAGGTGAAAGTGGAGGTGGAGGTGATGGACTATACCGCCACGGGACCGATAACGGCTAGCGGGACAAGAGCAGGCAGCGGCCCGGTCTCTTCTGGTAGCGTTGGCACCGGCGCCGGTCAACGCTTGCTGCCTCCCAGCCAGCGCTCTGGCTCGATGGCTCCAGCGCTGCCCGCCTATATCAATCCCCAGGATGAGGCCTATAAGGCGAAGTATGGCCAACCAGGCGGCTGGGACCCGCTACGGGCAAGTCCCGCTGAGCGCCGCCGGCTCTATTGGCTCCAGGTCTTTGCTGCGGCTTTACTTAGCCCCTCTCTGTTTTATGAGTTATATTCGCAGTTGCCTTTCTTTTCACATGCGCCCTTACCACCCGATCCAGCCTTTCTACCGGTGCTGCTGGCGATGCTTCCACTGGCTCCACTGGGAGCCTTGTTGCTGAATGCCGATCACGGCTGGCAGCTTCCTGTGTTACTGAACCGTTTCTGTACGGGGCTGGCCACCACCCTGGCGGCCCTCGGCCTGCTGGAACCCGCCTGGCACAGCGGATTTCAGGATGGGGCGTCTCCGCTCCATGCCTTGACATTGCTCATTCTGGCCGCCCTGGCCGGCACTCTGGGCAGTAGTCAGTTCATCAGCAGTCGCTTGCTGGCCGGAGCGACCTGGGCGATGAAGCGCTTCCGCTTGCCGACCCTGGCCCTGTTGATGGTTACCGGGGTTAGCCTTGGTCTGAGTCTGGCTCTGGGGACCAGCCTGAGTCTGCTGACGCCGCTGGCCGTGGCTGCGGGGGCTGCTGTGGCGTTAGCGTTAATCTTCCGTATCGATCGACTGATTGGGCATCCATAGCTGTGGATGAGAAAGAGCCGATGAGACCCGCTGAGAGGGTGCAATCAGTGCGGAAAGGGAAGGTGGTTGTGGTCCTGGGGCCGACCGCTTCGGGCAAGAGTGCCCTTGGCATCCAGCTCGCTCAGCGCTTCAACGGTGAAATCGTCTCTGCCGATTCGCGCCAGGTTTACCGTGGTTTGGATCTTGGCACGGCCAAGGTAACTCCAGAGGAGCGGGCGCTGGTTCCTCACCACTTGCTTGATGTGGCCGATCCGGGCGAGGTTTACAGCGCAGCTCGCTTTCGGGAGGAGGCCCTGGCAGCGATTGAGGCCATCGTAAGTCGTGGGAGACTGCCTCTGCTGGTCGGTGGTTCTCCGCACTATATTCAGCTGGTAGTAGACAACGTGCAGGTCCCCCAGGTGCCTCCCGACATGGAGCTGCGCCGGCAGCTTGAGCAGCGTCCACTTGCAGAATTGGTCGCTGAGCTGGAGAGACGTGATCCGAGGGCCGCGGCCCATATCGACCGTCGCAATCCGCGACGAGTGATTCGCGCCCTGGAGGTCTGCCTTCTGACCGGCAGGCCCTTCTCCGAGCAGCAGGGGGCGCCTGCTCCCCTTTACGAGAGCCTTCTCTTGGGCATTCATTGGCCGCGGGCGGAGCTGTATCGTCGCATCGATCAGCGTCTCGATGAGCGTCTGCGCCAGGGTATGGTCGATGAGGTGCGTCGCTTGCTGGCTCAGGGGATCAGTCACGAGCGTCTGGAAGCCCTGGGGTTAGAGTACCGTTTTATCAGTCGCTTATTGCGTGGCGAATATGCGAACGAGGCGGAGATGGCAGAACAGCTGAAGGGCGCGATCCATGATTTTGCTCGCCGTCAGCTGAGCTGGTTTCGCCGTGATCAGCGCATTCTCTGGCTGGAAGGTCCTGACCTGGCGCGAGCCGAGGCTGAAGTGGAGCGCTTTCTCGGGGGGTCGTAATGACGGCGGATGTCTTTGCCAGGAGCAGAGCGGTAGGCGGCAGCGGCCTGCTCCCGGCATTCAGGAGGAAAGGGCCTGCTCGCTGGGAGCAGGTTCCTTCCTCCTGGGCGCAGGTTTGCGCCGGGCAGCGGGGCTGACCGCCCTAGGCGACGATCGAGGTTGCTTCCGAACTGGTTTCGGGTCCTTCCTCTGACGAGGGGCGGCTGCCATTGCCATTGAGCGAGCTGCGCGGCGTCACCACAGGCAGATTGCTCTCGACCACCTGTCCCCCATCGATCAAGAGATAGTAGGGGAACTGAGCGGGATCAAAAGCACCGCTGTGCGAGATAAAGAAGACCTGCTCGAAGTGCTGACCCAGCATCTCACCGGTCACTACTTCGACCACAGCCTGTGTGCGCCGCTGATCGAAGGAGCTTAGCGGCTCGTCGAGGAGCAAAAAGCCTGGAGCGGCATTGAGCTCGCGAGGCAGGGCCGCGATGGCAAAGGCCAGACGCAGGGCGAAGGAAATCTGATCTGCCGCCCCACTGGAGAGCGCTTCACGCGGGATATACTCGCCAGCCGCCGAATCCCAGACTCGCCAGCGCAGCGGTCCGCCGCTGGCGCTGCCCTCCTCTGGCTCGGTCACCAGTTGCACATCGTGATAACGGCCACTGGTCAAGAGCGGCAGAATCTGCTGCATGTAGTATTCGGTGCGCGGGACCATCTTGCGCATCAGGCGTTCGATGGCCGCCGCGATCAGCATACTGCCACGCTTCTTGGTTTGATAGCTGCGTTCCTGCTGCTCCATGCGCTTGCGAGTCTGCTCCAGATCGAGCCGTTCGCCGCCGGTTCCCAGCTGCTGGCTCAGCTCCAGCTCCTCCTTCTCACGCAGCTGGAGCTCTTGTTCCAGCTGCTCGCGCTCTTCCTCTAAGCGCTGACGACCGGCGACGCCATACTCGCCAACGAGAGGCCAGACGGCCACAATTTCTTCGCGCTGGTAGCCCTGGGGAGCGGGGCGCCCACGCAGCTCAAGCAGGGAACGAATCCGCTCGTGGATTTCCTCGATTTCCTGCCGACACAACTCGATCTTGGCCCGCGAAGCGCCCTCTTGCATCTGCAACTGCTCCAGCTCCTGCAGAATGCTTTCTTCGCTGGCAGCCTGCAATTCCTGCTGACAGCGAGCGCGGAGGCCGTTGAGGGTCTCGGCAAAGGGATTGGGCGGGATAATCCAGCTACCGAGCACTGTGCTGAACTTTGCCAGCTGCTGATAGTAGCCAGAGAGAGACTGCTGACGCTCTTTGAGGAGGGCAGCGTAGTGCTCGCGGCGCCCCTGCAGTTCGATGCGGCGCCCGAGCGTAATATGGAGTGCCTCCAGCTCGCGGCGCGCCGCGCTCTCTGCACTGCTGACCTGGGCCTGACCGAACTGCAGGCCGAGGGGCTTGACGCGCTGGCGCAAGGAATCTGTCAGTTTCTGCAAGGCCTCCCTGAGAGCGGCCTGTTGCTCGCGGGCGCGAGCCAGCTGTTGGAGGGGATCGCCTGTCTGAAAGCGTTCGAGGCGCCCAAGGAGCACCTGTTTGCGGGTCTGGAGACCTTCCAGCTCCTGCTCACAGCTCTTGATCTGCTCCTGCAGCTCGGTGATCGCATCGATTTTGCCGTCGAGGGCGGCGATCTCCAGCTCAGCAGTTTTGAGCGCCCCCTCAATGATGGCTTTTAGCTCGGCATGTTTCGCGGGGGAATTGAAAACATTGGCCTCGAAGGTCGGAATTGGTAGGCCCTCTTGACCCATCAAAGTCGCCAGCTCATGGCGAGCCTGATCCACGGCCACCAGATCGCTACGGAGCTTGCTGTGGATATCATCCAAATCTTTCGCGCGTGCCTCCTCCTCCAGCTCGCTCACCTGCTTGCGCAGAGCGGTGACCGTCTCGGCACTCTGAGTCACCTGAGCACGCAGAGTAGCCAGGCGCTCACGAGCTTCAGCCAGGGCCTGCTGCTCATTGAGAGAAGAGCGCTCGGCCTGGGCCTGCTCAATCAGGCGCCGGGCCTCATCAGGCGAAGCCGGGACCTCGGCCCCGAGAGCGCGAATCTCTTCTTCGACGCGAGCCAGGGCCTCTTGACCACCATTGGCCCGGGCCGCCGCCTCACGAGCAGCCACCATTGCCCGGACATGATTGAGAGCGTCCTGCTCGCGCTGTAGGGCCTGCTGGACGGAGACCCGTGCGCGACTATAGCGGATAAAGATGACGACGAAAGCGGCAACGCAGGCAGCCGCCAGCACAATGCCGATGACCGCCGGGACCAGGAGCTGCGAGAGCGCCCAGATGAAGCTCAGGAGAGCAGCGATCCCGAAGCCGATGCCGGCCACAATGAGAAAGGCGAGCAAGTGGCGCATCACGCTGAGAGCGGCGGCAACCTCCTGATGGCAGCGCTCGTGTTGTTGATAGGCGGCACGAACCTGTCGCTCCGCCTCTGTCAAGCCGCGCAACTTATCGCGCAGGCGCAGCCACTCCTCTAGCTGGCGCGCCAGATTCTGACGACGCCAGCGCTCCTCATAGGTCACGACCTGCTGCTCGGTCTGGCGCACCTCCTGCTCAGAGCGAGCCTGTTGCTGCTCAGCCTCGCGCAGGCGGCGGCGTGCATCCTCAATGCGGTTTTCCAGCTGCTCAGCCTGCTCACGCGCCGCCAGGCGCTGGGCATAGCGCTCCTCAGCCTGACGCAGCGTCTCTAAACGGGAGGCCAAATGACGCAGGCGCCGCAGCCGCTCCTCCAGGGAGGGCCGTCCGGCCCGGCGGCGCTCTTCCAGCTCGCTGCGAGTCAACCGGGCCTGATCGAGGCGTGCCTGAGCGCGACTGATCTGTGTCTCTAGCTGTTCAAGGCTCTCCTCAAAGGTCGTGCGCTCCTGAGCCTCCTGCTCCAGTTCCTTAATGGTACTGACCGTAGCCAGGAGGTCGGTAGCCATGCGCTCCAGAGTACCGAAGGAGCGCGAGAGATCTTCAAGCTCGCGCACCCGCTTCTCCAAAGCCGGCAGCTCCTCGCGCTCGCGCAGCTCCAGATCGGCGATCTGGCGGTCCAGCTCTGGCAACTCGCGGCGGGCCTCAGCCATCTCATCGTAGGCAGTAATCAGCTCAGCGAGGATCGTCTCAGCCTTCTTCAGCTGCTGCACGCGAGCCTGGCGGCTCTTCAGCTCGGAACGCTTCTGCTGGATAGTTGAGAGATTGCTCTCCTGCTCAGCAATCTCCGCCTCTTGCTGCTCGATCTCGGCCAGATACTCATTGACGGTCACAGCATCCAGGGCCTCCTCGACCTGGCCCAGCCTGGCGCTTAGCTCAGGAATGCGAGCCTGCAGCTCGGCCAGCCGCAAGCGAGCAGAGCACTCGCGCAGCTGCTCCTCATCCTCGGGGGTCAGGCGAAACTGCTCAGCCAGGCGCGTCAGCTTCTCCAGACCCAAGAGGCGGCGCAGAGCAAGCTCGCGTTCATGGCCACTGATCTGCTCAAGACGTTGGAGGCCCTTCTGCTCGATCAGGCAAGAATTACGCAGCGTCTCGCCATCGAGGCGCCCCAACTCAGCAATGATGCGCTCATTAGCGGCACGCAACTGAGTGATTGGCTCGCTCTCGGGCATGCCGAGGCGGCGGACCACAAGCGAGACGCGCTGGCCGCTGCCGCGCTCAATCGTGCGCGTAATAGCCAGTTCAGTGGCGCCCACGGAGAGGGTCAGCTTGACGGAAGCCTCGGTCTCTCCGTACATAATCAGATCGTCCAGCGCCCGTTTCTCCCGATGCGTAGTGAGTGGCTCGCCAAAGAGAGCAAAGTAGATACATTCAAAGAGGGTTGACTTACCAGCCTCGTTCGGCCCCTGGATCAGGATACTTCCGCGCTGGGGAAAGTGCAGATCTATTTCTCGCAAGAGCCTGAAACGCTCGACTGTCAGATGTTTCAGAATAATCATTTCTGCTTCACTCCGTTCACACTCCTCTCGGGAGATGCGAGCGCTCTCCGCCGTTGTTTCAAGAGAGTCGAGCAGAGAGGCCAGCATGCTCGCCGCGACCCGCCCTTTCGCTACCACATCTCCTTCACATAGCTCAGCGGTGCAGAGCCTCCGACCAGCGAGCGCACCGATCAGGCGTCACAGGAGCGGGCGCTCAGAGCGCTTCGCGCTAATGGATCTCATCCAGAGCATTCAGCAACACTTCTTTTGTCACCAACAGAGCTTTTTTTTCTTGTTCATCAGAGGCGGCAGCGATCCACTCATCGGCCAGAGCAGCCAGCTCCTCGCGAGGAGAGAAGCGCTCGGTGGCCTCAGTCGGGCCGGCACTGCTGGAAGCCTCATGGTCAGGTACCAGGGTCAGGGCCGTGTCGTCAATGGCCAGCGAGAAAGCGTGCTGCTCGCCGTAACGGCGGATCTGGTTCAGATCGAGCTGATGATATTGCTGGCGCGTCAGCTCGCCCTCCAGCTTCAGCTGAACCATCGTCTGTTGATCACAGAGAGGGCGCAGACGTTCCAGAATAACAGCCGTGGGAGAGCCAGCGGTAGAAGCAGCAGAGGCCGCAGCCCCGGTCTCGCCGCCGGGCGTCCCTGCCGGTGGAGCTGGCCAGAGCGCGCTGGTTGGTACAACCAGGCGACGCAGGTGTACAGCTTCGACAGCGATATGCTTGCACCAGCGAACGCCATCGCTCGCCAGACCGAGAAAGACAAAGCCAGGTTCGGCATCAGGGTCATTGAAATCAATATGCTGAGTTGGGCCCGCCACGATCAGCTCGCACTGGCCAATGCGCAGCTGCTGAAAGGCGTGGTGATAGCCGGCCAGGACATACTGGAACTCTGTCTGCCGTGCCAATGTCGAGCGGCTCACCAGAGCCTGGGCCTGGGCCTGGGCTTCAGCAGGGGCGGGTTCGGCGCTCAGGCCCTCAATAGGGGCATGGAGAATCAAAATACGGATCTGGGCGCGCTCAAGCTCAGCAGCGGGACGAACGTAGGCCAGCGGATCACCTTCCTGGCCAGCGCGCACACTCAGACCACAGAGGCCGACCCGTATCGGCCCAATCTCACAGAAAGCCGGCGCTAATTCGATCAGAGGTTGCCCGCTTCCCAGATTGGTCCCCGACACTGTCACAGCCGACAGATGGGAAGGGGGAGAGAGCGGCTCAAAATAATGGAGGGCGCCGAGGCGGGCAAAGCTCAAGTGAGGCGCGGGCAACGCCCCCTCAGCGA is a window of Thermogemmatispora onikobensis DNA encoding:
- a CDS encoding AAA family ATPase, whose product is MVAKGRVAASMLASLLDSLETTAESARISREECERSEAEMIILKHLTVERFRLLREIDLHFPQRGSILIQGPNEAGKSTLFECIYFALFGEPLTTHREKRALDDLIMYGETEASVKLTLSVGATELAITRTIERGSGQRVSLVVRRLGMPESEPITQLRAANERIIAELGRLDGETLRNSCLIEQKGLQRLEQISGHERELALRRLLGLEKLTRLAEQFRLTPEDEEQLRECSARLRLAELQARIPELSARLGQVEEALDAVTVNEYLAEIEQQEAEIAEQESNLSTIQQKRSELKSRQARVQQLKKAETILAELITAYDEMAEARRELPELDRQIADLELREREELPALEKRVRELEDLSRSFGTLERMATDLLATVSTIKELEQEAQERTTFEESLEQLETQISRAQARLDQARLTRSELEERRRAGRPSLEERLRRLRHLASRLETLRQAEERYAQRLAAREQAEQLENRIEDARRRLREAEQQQARSEQEVRQTEQQVVTYEERWRRQNLARQLEEWLRLRDKLRGLTEAERQVRAAYQQHERCHQEVAAALSVMRHLLAFLIVAGIGFGIAALLSFIWALSQLLVPAVIGIVLAAACVAAFVVIFIRYSRARVSVQQALQREQDALNHVRAMVAAREAAARANGGQEALARVEEEIRALGAEVPASPDEARRLIEQAQAERSSLNEQQALAEARERLATLRAQVTQSAETVTALRKQVSELEEEARAKDLDDIHSKLRSDLVAVDQARHELATLMGQEGLPIPTFEANVFNSPAKHAELKAIIEGALKTAELEIAALDGKIDAITELQEQIKSCEQELEGLQTRKQVLLGRLERFQTGDPLQQLARAREQQAALREALQKLTDSLRQRVKPLGLQFGQAQVSSAESAARRELEALHITLGRRIELQGRREHYAALLKERQQSLSGYYQQLAKFSTVLGSWIIPPNPFAETLNGLRARCQQELQAASEESILQELEQLQMQEGASRAKIELCRQEIEEIHERIRSLLELRGRPAPQGYQREEIVAVWPLVGEYGVAGRQRLEEEREQLEQELQLREKEELELSQQLGTGGERLDLEQTRKRMEQQERSYQTKKRGSMLIAAAIERLMRKMVPRTEYYMQQILPLLTSGRYHDVQLVTEPEEGSASGGPLRWRVWDSAAGEYIPREALSSGAADQISFALRLAFAIAALPRELNAAPGFLLLDEPLSSFDQRRTQAVVEVVTGEMLGQHFEQVFFISHSGAFDPAQFPYYLLIDGGQVVESNLPVVTPRSSLNGNGSRPSSEEGPETSSEATSIVA
- a CDS encoding metallophosphoesterase family protein yields the protein MTEELVEEGSEKKLDPEQQANEGQDAASRPRDVITVVLTADNHLGAAAGQPMRRREERARQLRHAFQQAVDFAIGQGVDLFIQAGDLFDSLNPAEHERSFVAERLVQLRQAGVRTFMVGGLHDTPPLGRALAEGALPAPHLSFARLGALHYFEPLSPPSHLSAVTVSGTNLGSGQPLIELAPAFCEIGPIRVGLCGLSVRAGQEGDPLAYVRPAAELERAQIRILILHAPIEGLSAEPAPAEAQAQAQALVSRSTLARQTEFQYVLAGYHHAFQQLRIGQCELIVAGPTQHIDFNDPDAEPGFVFLGLASDGVRWCKHIAVEAVHLRRLVVPTSALWPAPPAGTPGGETGAAASAASTAGSPTAVILERLRPLCDQQTMVQLKLEGELTRQQYHQLDLNQIRRYGEQHAFSLAIDDTALTLVPDHEASSSAGPTEATERFSPREELAALADEWIAAASDEQEKKALLVTKEVLLNALDEIH